The genomic DNA ACAAAGCTTGTCCCCACCAAAGATCAAAGCGCGGTCGAGGCTTTCATGCGGCCCACTGCATTGTGTTCATCATGAGCCACTTTGCCTTTTGTTcattcatgtaaatggagatgaTGAAAGAGGTGGTGTTGCTGCAGACGAGCCAATCTGAGTCGTGCTCTGAGAGACCAGCAGAGCACTCTGGCTTCTCCTCTGAAATCCCCTGTAAGCTCCTACAGTATATCTTCGTGGCTCACTGAAATATTAATCGGGCCTGGAGCAAAAGCGGCAAAGCCACAAAAATCACATATACAGAAGCACATGTGAATGAATGAGCACACATttacggacacacacacacacacacacacacacacacacacacacacacacacacacacacacacattgttcaGGCCACAGGACTTGTTTAATTCAGTGGCTCAGTGCTTTTGATATCTACTGACTGCATGGCTCACTGTGGAATATTGAGCCTCAGACATAACTTCCTCCCCAGAGACAATAGAGGAAACTGCAGAGCTCTTCTACCCTACTGCTGTTCACTGAACACAAAGCATACACACTTGAAAATGGTCCTCCTATATTTCACGCCACAGAATCAGTGTGTATTGCTTGTGTGTGCAATACACCATCTGGCATTACAGTTTTATGTTCTGAACAGTAATTAATTCAGTCACCCCAAAGGAGGCTCTGTGCAGTAACAAATAGAGATGTCAATAACCAGTCATGTAGGGATGACAAGCACAGACAAGAGTTCAGATTTGTGGTAAGCAATATTCCAATTTTGCTTGCAGCGGTTGCAGTTTCTGGACTTATGCTTTCCAAGACATGATTGAATTTGAATGTATTTTGTGGCATTTAAAGGTCAGTGCTTCTCATCGTATGTAAAAAATACTTATCTAAAAACATCCGAGATGGAACCACTTTAAGTTTTAAGCATTCTATATTGTCAAAATTCTCAGTTCactttttaatttgatttgttgttgttttttcccttctttttcctGCGTCTGATTGCACTGTAGACAAAGAGAGAACAAACTGCTGTACAGGGAAGTGAAAATGATGCAAAGTGCCAAAAAGAAGATGCCAGGACTTGTCAGTTTTAATGTCCTTAGCCATGCTGAGGCCAGCTTACTACGTCTGAGCTCTGTCGCTGCATGTGTCAGCTCATTCCAATCCAGTGTTTGTCATAAAGACAGCAGCACTCACAGATCCTGGCACTGTTTATGCACAGCCTAGtttcccacaaagttgggaaTGGAAAGAAAATCTctacacttacacacacccacaattgTACTTTGTACATTGCAGTGGGTAAATGTTCGTGTTTCTCTATGACAGCGGGATTACACACCTGATCAGGCCCACACTGCACCAGAAAGATCACTGCACAATGAAAAAAGGCAACAATAACAATATCAGTAACAATAAAAACACCTCTAcacagtctttttttcttttgatttcttCTTATATGCGCACCAGGCAGGATTAACCACAACAACTAATGATGCAGATCTCCATTAGTTTTCCTCTGCTAGTGCTGAAGCCCACTGGCTCCCAAGGGAAAGTGGATGGTGCTCGCTCAAAGGTGGATGAATCACTGGGGAAATTTGGGTACAGTTCTGACTTTCTTTAGCGCGCACACCCAAGCCGTTTGGGCAAATATAAGGGAGGAATTATATAACTACAACCGGAAACCGCAGAGACAACTGATATTTTAAGGGAATTAGCCACCAGGCATAACCTGAAATAAACATAACTATTTTTCTAAGGAGGACACAAGCACCAGCAGCAAACAGAAACTTCTCTGGGAACATCGAAAACGACACTTTCAAAGTAGTCTTGTAAGGTATCACGTTGCATAACATCTTCGGGGTCGTGTCGTGTCCACCCGCCGTACCAGCAGGACAAACACGCCGCATGAACTCTTAATGCCAGCGCCTCTTTAACCTAACGTGTCACCTGAACGCACCGCGACAATAACCGGATTACAATTTGGCTTCCCACAAAATGTCGAAATTCCCATCAAGTCGCTCTCTTTGCAGGTCTAATGAGTCATGACATTAACTGAGCCTAAGGTTGTTCCTCCCACGCCCCTCCAGCCCACTCCTCTCTTTATTTAAGGCGCTCCTCTGCTGCAACACTCAGAGCAGCAGGCGCACAGTCAGCGCAGCTCTCTCCTGCCGCCGCGGAGGGACGAGAGCTCCAGCTTTGTCACGTTTTCCCGGATTTACCCGTCAGCTCGTCACGATGAGACTTGTTCCAGTCGTGCTGGCGGTTACGGCTCTGTTGACAGGTAGGTGAAAGAGTTATGcctttctttttattctgttttttcacCCCTTTTTTGTTGAGTGCTGTGCAATAAGTTTCTTCAGGACCATGGACAGAGACGCCATCGATTCCTCAGATTCGCTACAAGCAAACTATTCGCTTATCAACCTATATGTTTAacacagatacattttttttaattattccaATGCAGGAAATCTTGCGCTTCCAGTTGGTAAAGAAGAGCAGAGAGAGGATGTGGTATGTTTTTCGATTCGTTGCTTTTTAATCAAAGCATTTTCTGTGCAAAGATCTATATTGTTATTTAGCTCATTTGATTTTTCCAGGTAACACGATGTTTGGTTGAAGTTCTGTCCAAAGCTCTCTCCAAACCGGACTCTCAGGTCGATCAGCAATGCAAAGACATCATCCAAGCAGGTCTGTGGCACAAATGATCGGTTGGATAATTCCAggattgttattattatttatttttttaaccttcagACGGGTAAAACAGCACTCAGAGCGCAAGTGAGAAGCTCAAAGCTTTGAGCAGGTATAAAATCAGGCAgcattacattaaaaatgatcaTAGTTTTCACATGACTTCTCTAAAAAAAAGTAGTGCTGATTTCCTCAGATCATTATTCTTTTGATCTAAAGGTTAAAATTCCTCTACAAATCCATCATAACTTGCACCTGTGTAGCTCTTTGTGGattgtttataatatttctttTGCTCTGTCACAGGTATTATACATGCCCCGTTGGACAAGAAGAGTGGGGATGGCTCAGTAACTCATGAAGAGATAGTCAAAGTTCACGCAGAGCCAGTGGCAAAGGCAGCAGATGTGAAAGACATCGAGGAACTCCTGAAGTCtgtggaagaaaaaagagaaaacccaGAAGATGAGCGCAGCCAAGAATCCTGGAGTCTGGGTGATGAGAAGGACAAGAGACATGAGAACGATGTGGAAGAAGAACGGGAGAAGAGGAGCAGCTGGAGGCCTGGAAGATTCCACCAAAGAAGGCACAAacgaggagaggaagaagaggatggCGAGCGCAGCCAAGAGAGTTGGGGAGTAGATGAAAAGAGGTCAGAcgatgaggaagaggaagatgaagacAGAGAGAAGAGGAACTGGAGGCCTGGAAGATACcaccaaagaaaacacaaacgaGATGAGGAACCTCTAGGAGAAAACGAGGTAGATGAGGACCGTAGCCAAGAGCGCTGGGAAGCAGACAAAAGGCACGGGGATGAGAATGAGGAGGAGAGATACAAACGCATTTGGAAACCTACACATCGCTATCATCACAAGAAAACACCCCACAAACGCAGCAATGAGCCATCAGAGGGCGAGGAAGATGGAGAACGTAGCCAGGAGTACTGGGATTTTGATGCCGGAAGAGATAAGAGGAACTGGAGACCTGGCAGGTACCACCAGAGGAGACACAAACGAGATGAAGAGCTGTCAGAAGAAGCCAAAGAGGAGCCAGAAGAAGAACGCAGTCAGGAAGACTGGGATTTTGACACTGGAAGGGAGAAGAGAGAATGGCGGCCTGGCAGGTACCACCAGAGGAGACACAAACGAGATGAGGAGCTGTCAGATGAAGCTAGGGACGAACCGGATGATGAACGCAGCCAAGAAGACTGGGATTTTGACACTGGAAGAGAGAGGAGGAACTGGAGGCCTGGCAGGTACCACCAGAGGAGACACAAACGAGATGAGGAGCTGTCAGATGAAACTAGGGACGAACCGGATGATGAACGCAGCCAAGAAGACTGGGATTTTGACACTGGAAGAGAGAGGAGGAACTGGAGGCCCGGCAGGTACCACCAGAGGAGACACAAACGGGATGAAGAGCTGTCAGATGAAGCTAGGGATGAACCGGATGAAGAACGCAGCCAAGAATACTGGGATTTTGATACtggaaaagagaagagaaactgGAGACCCGGCAGGTACCaccaaaagaaacacaaacgAGATGAGGAGCTCACAGAAGAAGACGCGGAGGCGGCAAAGGACAGAGACGCAGCTTTGAGGtacttcaaatatttttttcacatcaaACGACTTCTACTGTTAAGTGTCGCAGGTTCATTGCCTGCAATCTGGAGCACAAAATACTGCAGATTACTGTAAGAACAGAGAATAAAAGCCAAATCTCACAAATGAAACATGTGCTGCCATAAAAAACGAATAAATAAGAAGAAGTTGGTAAAAATCTAACCATTTTTCAGATATCTTGCTGAGAAGCGCAATCCCTGGATTTACCGAGGCTTCTACCACCCAGCCTGGTTTAAAAGGGATTCAGAAGAACACACTGCAACCTCAAACAAGGTAAGCATGAGGTTGTGACAATACAGCGTTTGACTGAAGATAATCAAATGCATATGACTGCTCTGTGTGCTACATCAAAGAGCGCTTAGTTTTGACATTTTTCAACAGAATGTTACTTCACCCAGTCTGAAGTCACTGTATAATTTTGTAGAcacataatgtgtttttttccccctttttgtcTGTTCAGATGGATGAACTGACCAAGTTGCTGAGCTATAAGATAAACCAGCTGGCTAACCACTCTCCTCAAGAGGAGGCAATGAGGAGCTCACAGCAGAGAGCACTTACACCACAGgaggtacaaaaaaaaaacaaaacaacaactataAAAGGCTGCATTcacaagtgcaaaaaaaaagtgttttatgcCACTGATGAAGACTGAAAATTAGTCTTGGAATCACGTCTGTCACTTATACTGATGATCAGAAGGGTTCAGACAACAAACAGGTAATTTAATATTACAAAAAGTCAGTTCATCCAAAAAACgcaaactgataaaaaaaaccacactgcactctgcagctgtttctgtaaaCTATTTGCACCACATTTAGCTGACCTAGTAAAACCACGGAGCGCATCACACACCTCCACCGCACCGCTTCACGAGGAGAAAAAGCAGCTCGTCTCATTAGGGACATCTCTAGCCTGCACCGTGATCCTGGGATTTATCCTTCAAAAAGCTCAACGCATCTGTGCAAATGCACATCAAGAACCGCCCCTTGTGAGCATGTCCTCAAAACATAAAGGAGAATCTAACCAGTGCATTCATGAGCAGCGACTCGTCTGGCTTGCTTTGAATCTGCGTGCTGACTTCCTCACAgcgcttctttttttttttgctctcccTGCACCAGCGTTTTATGAGTGCTGCAGTAATCACAGTAAGAACCACATGACTGCAGCTTCTCAGAGCAAACAAAGTTATAATAtacccattaaaaaaaaaagaactagaGCCTACAGAGACCTCCCTGTCTttgaagcagaaaaacaaattagGGAGGCGATGGCATAATGATTTATTAGTTCTTCAGCAATGCAACTACAAGCATGACGAGGGACTAGTTAACCTAAATGACCaattacaatattttatttgaaGCAGGCACAGGGTGGCGGGGGAAATAGAAGGAAATGTATGATCATTCAGTCCTGATTTCTATTCCAAATGTGATGCTGTTCCAGCAGGAAATGTTGGTAATGTgttaatctgtgtttttcaggaGAAAGAGCTACAGAACCTGGCAGCGATGGATATGGAGTTGCAGAAAATTGCAGCCAAGTTGCATGAAAACACTGcataactgaaaaacaaaaaaaaaaaagttgcaattTTACTGTATGTCTCCCAGTTTAGTGTGCTTGCAGtgttaaaatgaagaaaaaaaacaacaaccctggAGCCTTGCCAAAGCATTTTAGCTGAGTTTTCgtttttgtgatattttgatgtTATCAAATCAAACAGCATGGGAATGGCTTGGATGTTTATATTCagagaaatgtaaaaacaatatatacatatatgagaTCATAATTACTTAAATGTGTTCTGCAGAGTTTGTTCTGACTGCACTCAATAAACAGTTATTCTGGGACCAAACCAACAtctctcctttatttattgaagAAAAAACGTGGTCACACATTTGGTTCTTTTAGTACTGCTTTTTAATGTGCAGGTAGAAATGTAGCCCGCAGTAAAGCTGCATCAGCAACTGTTTCATAAAACAAATGGCAATTTCTGCaagaataacaaaataaaataaaagcaagttATAACGTAGAATCtggaaagcataaaaaaaaaaaaaaaaaacttttacttGTCTCAGGACAAAAACAACCAAAGCTGTTACTCTCGACACACAAACTATAAACTGGCTAACAATTTACTCCTCATCTCCACTGATGTGAGCACACCCGGCAGGAAAAAGTGTTCTGATGAATACAAACCAGACACTCTGTCTCCCCTTACTACTGATGGTGTCAAATCAGTTCAACAGcacaggagggaaaaaaaatccctacAGGCCTCTGGGAATGTGCCCTTAAAAAGATTTGATGCTTCTGTATTTGTTTATCCCTCCGTGTCTTCCAGTTTCTGTCTCTTTGGCGCTGGTTCTTCAGCTTGCTTAGAGCCTGCAGGTTTCGAGTGGTCCGTGGCAACGGTCGTCCCTGAGAGGAGGTAGCCCCCGCCCCCGCTC from Maylandia zebra isolate NMK-2024a linkage group LG15, Mzebra_GT3a, whole genome shotgun sequence includes the following:
- the chgb gene encoding secretogranin-1, which encodes MRLVPVVLAVTALLTGNLALPVGKEEQREDVVTRCLVEVLSKALSKPDSQVDQQCKDIIQAGIIHAPLDKKSGDGSVTHEEIVKVHAEPVAKAADVKDIEELLKSVEEKRENPEDERSQESWSLGDEKDKRHENDVEEEREKRSSWRPGRFHQRRHKRGEEEEDGERSQESWGVDEKRSDDEEEEDEDREKRNWRPGRYHQRKHKRDEEPLGENEVDEDRSQERWEADKRHGDENEEERYKRIWKPTHRYHHKKTPHKRSNEPSEGEEDGERSQEYWDFDAGRDKRNWRPGRYHQRRHKRDEELSEEAKEEPEEERSQEDWDFDTGREKREWRPGRYHQRRHKRDEELSDEARDEPDDERSQEDWDFDTGRERRNWRPGRYHQRRHKRDEELSDETRDEPDDERSQEDWDFDTGRERRNWRPGRYHQRRHKRDEELSDEARDEPDEERSQEYWDFDTGKEKRNWRPGRYHQKKHKRDEELTEEDAEAAKDRDAALRYLAEKRNPWIYRGFYHPAWFKRDSEEHTATSNKMDELTKLLSYKINQLANHSPQEEAMRSSQQRALTPQEEKELQNLAAMDMELQKIAAKLHENTA